The sequence below is a genomic window from Rickettsia prowazekii str. Breinl.
ATTCGTGAAATAGTGACGGCAGTTAAAACAGGTGCTTCTAATGTTCCTGAAAATAATCCACGTCTTAGGAAGGCTTTAAATGCTGCACGTAGTCAAAATCTCCCTAAAGAAAGAATAGATAAAGCTATTAATAGTGCTAATGATGCTTCTAATAACGAAAGTTATATGGAAATTAGATATGAGGGTTATGCACCAAATGGTATTGCTATAATAGTTGAAGCTTTAACCGATAATAAAAACCGTACTGCTTCAGAAGTGCGATCTAGTTTCACTAAATATGGTGGAATATTAGGGGAAACTGGGAGTGTAAATTATTTATTTAATCATTGTGGCGTTATTCAATATCCAATAAATATAGCTTCGAATGAAGATATTTTTGAAGCAGCAATACAAGCTGGAGGAAATGATATTATATCAGATTATATCACGCATACGATATATACGGATATTGAAAATTTTTATAAAGCTCTAGGATTCTTAACCGACAAATACGGCATACCTGAAGACTCTTATATAGGCTGGATTCCAGTAAATACTATAATTATAGATGATAAAGAAAAAGCGAAAAAATTACTAAAGCTCATAGCAGTTTTAGAAGAAAATGATGATGTACAAAGAGTTTTCGGTAATTATATGTTATCGGAGGATGTTTATGAAATAATCCAAGAGGAGTAATGATTCACAACGATGCAAATTATCAAATCATTATTTTAGCTGCCGGTAAAGGTACTAGAATGGAATCTGATTTGCCAAAAGTAATGCATAAAGTGGGCGGAGTTCCAATGCTAGAAACGGTATTAAGGAATTCGCTTAAAATCACACATGATGTAATCATAGTTTATTCAGAGGCACTGAAAAAATATTTAACACCCTATGAAAATATGTGTCGCTTTGTACTACAAGCAGAACCTAAAGGCACAGCACATGCTACTCATGCAGCAATAGATTTAATTGATCAAAATAAAATAATATTAGTTTTATATGGCGATCATCCTCTTATTACTCCAACACTTATGCATGAATTAATAGATTGTTTAAATATTATTAATGCTGCGTTAGTAACTTTAAGCTTTGAGAGATCAAATCCGGCTCAATATGGAAGAATAGCTATTGATAAAAATGGAAATTTTTTAGAGATTATCGAATATAAAAATGCAAGCGAGGAAGAGAAAAAAATAAAACTTTGCAATTCAGGTATTATGGCTTTTAGTAGTGGAATTTTAAATAAATATTTACCTTTATTGGTTAGTAATAATACTCACTGTAACCAAGAAGTTTATTTAACTGAAATAGTAAAAATATGTAAAAATCACGGTGAAAAAGTTTCGTATTTATTATCTACTGATCATGATTTAATTGTTGGTATTAATACTCAAAGTGAGTTAGAAGAAGCTAATAATATTTTGTCTCAGAATAAATCTTAGCTTGTTATATTGACACCATTATTAGTGTAACTCGAAAATGAAGTTCAACCACGACATTATAGAAATAATAATGAATACTAATAATTTGCTAAGATAATATAGTTGAAATTAGGACACATAGCATACGTACACAACTCATGATAATTAAGTCTCGAAGCAAAACTAATATCTTGCACCGATGTAATAAAAGGCAATAGATATAATGTTAAAAATTTTTTTGGAGAGATGGCCGAGAGGCTTAAGGCGCACGCCTGGAAAGCGTGTTCACAGAAATGTGTCGGGGGTTCGAATCCCCCTCTCTCCGCCATCATGATATTTCTGTCATTATTATGCATTAGCTTGTTATTTTAAATCAATCTATTTTATATTATGTAATGTATTCATCTCATGATTACACTAATTTAGTAGTGTAATTTAAAAGGTAACTAGAAATAGTAAAACTAATATTAAGTAACTTTAAATTATAATGTTTTTTATTATTAAAGTCTTAATTCACCTTCTTCCAGTACATTGTGCTATATTAGATCACAATACAACGCAGTAAATTTTAGCTTTATCTTTATTAATAGTACTATAATTTGTAAAATCCTAATCATTTTTGAATCAGACAGCATATATAATTACTCTTCTTCTAGTTTTAGTTTTTAAAATTCATGTTTAATGACTTAAAGTTCAGAAACATCGATAAAAAAGCTTAATTGTAATTAAATCTATATTAAGAGTGGGCTAAAGGATTGCAAAATAAATTATTATTACAAGATGACTATATAATGTTAATTTCAGAAGTAAAAAATCTTTATTTCATTATAAAATAAAAAGAATAATAGAAGCGTCCAAGATGTTATGATCAAAAGGACTGAATTTAATTATTATTTTGAAAAAGAATTCGTAATTCAAAAATTAAGCCAAACGCTAAAAGCAAATGTGTTAAGATTAACAATAGTTTGTGTAATGTACCTACAAAGGTAGCAATAATTAATTATTTCTGAGATAATTTGTTACTTACTCTAAAAACTTTTTTAGACATTTTATAGATTAGTAATATAATCATAATTATTAGTTAAGCTTTAAAAAAATTACTACTATCCACACTTCTTTAAAAGAATGATTTAAAATATGTGCGAATGCTTAAAGAATTAAAGTAATAATTCTAACTTTATATCTTAATAATTTGTATATTGCTCAATGCTTAAAGAATCATTTGTAAGCAAGTGATTTTCATACTACACTATCATTTAGTATTGATAAAACTTATTATACCACATTTGAAAAATTATAAACGATGTTGCAACAATTTACTTAATAACTTTTGATAATTTATCAAATAAATATTATCACTAAACTTAAATGAATAATATTAATATATCCACTCCTGATATTTTCCTATTTCAGTAATAATTTGAATATTGTTAGTTTGCAATGCTAATCTTTAAGCTTGTAAACTATTTTGAGGTAAGTCAGTCACTATTTCATTTTTTTTGCAACGTTTAAGCATTTTTCAAGAAAGGTTTTCTAGATGAATCGCACATCTTTTAACTTTAAACGTCTTTTAATTGCATTCATTTAATTTACATTCAATTTATCAGATATAAAGCATATTAGAACCTGTATCTGTATATTAAATAATAATTTGTGGTCGTATATCTTTTAATCCATATATTGCTATCAAACTTATAATAAGAATTAGGTAGTAATAAAGAAATATATTTTGCAAAATTATGTCTATTAATATAGATTAACTATAAAAAGGATATAATAATTAAAATGCCGAAAGAACAGAATTTAGATATAGAAAGAAAGCAAGAGCATATTGAAATTAATCTTAAACAAAATGTTAACTCTACACTTAAAAGTGGTCTAGAATCTATTAAATTTATTCACAATGCATTACCAGAAATTAACTATGATAGCATAGATACTACTACTACTTTCCTCGGAAAAGATATGAAGGCACCTATTTTAATTTCAAGCATGACTGGTGGTACTGCTAGAGCTAGAGATATAAACTATAGGCTTGCACAAGCCGCACAAAAATCTGGCATTGCTATGGGGCTTGGTTCTATGCGTATTTTATTAACGAAGCCTGATACGATCAAGACATTTACAGTCAGACATGTTGCACCAGATATCCCATTACTGGCGAATATTGGTGCAGTACAACTTAATTATGGAGTAACGCCAAAAGAATGTCAGTATTTAATTGATACTATTAAAGCTGATGCCTTAATTTTGCATCTTAATGTATTGCATGAATTAACTCAGCCTGAAGGTAATAAAAACTGGGAGAATCTTTTACCTAAGATAAAAGAAGTTATTAATTACCTATCTGTCCCTGTAATCGTTAAGGAAGTAGGATATGGTTTATCTAAACAAGTGGCTAAGAAGCTGATAAAGGCAGGGGTTAAGGTTCTTGATATTGCTGGGAGCGGTGGGACATCGTGGAGTCAAGTAGAAGCTTATCGTGCAAAAAATTCAATGCAAAACCGTATAGCTAGTAGCTTTATTAATTGGGGAATTACGACATTAGATTCTCTAAAAATGTTGCAGGAAATTTCAAAAGATATTACGATTATTGCAAGTGGGGGATTACAATCTGGTATTGACGGTGCGAAAGCAATTCGTATGGGTGCTAATATTTTTGGACTTGCAGGTAAATTATTAAAAGCGGCGGATATTGCTGAAAGTTTAGTGCTTGAAGAGATTCAAGTGATAATTGAACAGCTTAAAATTACTATGCTATGTACTGGCTCATGTACTTTAAAAGATTTAGCAAAAGCCGAAATTATGTGGTAGTAATAAATATATAATTTGTAATTTTGTAACGAAAAATATGATACATCTTAGAATCTATAAAAAACGTAATAAATTTTAAATTTATTAAATATGATAAATATCAATAATTCTGAGATATAATAACTCAAATATAAAAGAGCTTATAAGAAATAAATCAATTAAGGACGTAGATAATTTTGCTAACTCCATCTCCTATGTATTGATAATACTATCATTATATAATTAATGAGTTTTTAAAAGTAATTAATTACTATAAGATCAAAAGTTATTTTTGTAATTTTTTAAAATTTTAATATTTGTTATAGGATCATTCCATCTCAAAATAATTCGATACTATAAACCTTATAGATCACTTTTAAAAAATATGTTAATCTTCACATTAACTTATATAATTGTTTCATATTTTATGCTACGTATCAATCTTTGATCTTTAAGATGTACAATTATCAATATTAGTGTACATATTTATCATAGTAGATGAAGATATAGTTTTATTAAGTATAGCTTTGCATCTACTATAATTGAAATTATTAATATCTAAGTCAATTCACGAGTTTTGTATTTTTTTCAATATCGATTTGTATAGATATATTACAGGTTCACTTTAATCTTTAAGGATCCTTGATGTGCTGTATATTTCTTCGCAAGAGATAAGTTATATCTAATACCAAATTCTATCATATTATTTTTAGTAGAAATACCACCGCCTAAATTATATGTTATCTTTGCAGGTTTAAATCTAATTGTTGTCAATGGTTCATCTATACCGTCAAGGCGTGCATCAATATTTGGTAACTTATTTTTACATTGATAATTTATAAACCAATGTAATTCGGGCTTTATTATTATATCTTGTGATAAATAATGAGTTACACTATTTAAACCTAATATAGTTTCAAATTTATCATAGTAATTTTTCTTTATAGATAAATTTTGGAAAGTAGTATTATTTTCTTTGTAACCATTATTTTTAAATGTAGCATAACGCATACCAAACATTGGCGTTATAGTGGTACGATGCGATATTAGATAGTTATAGCCACCTAGTAATTCATAGCTATAAAAAGTATTAATAAATTTACCTATTGCGATTTGATCAGTAATAGTAGTTATACGTTTTTCATAATTTTTGATTTTATTTCTACCATACACACCTATAGCTTCAACAAAAAAGTTATTAGTAAGCCAATTATAAAGCCCATAGATAGAATATATATTACTTTTAGCTTTGGTTCTATCACCATTTTTATCATTTTTGTGCTTGACTTTACTATCAGCCATAGTATAAGCCGCCCCTATAACTATAGAATTATCAATATTATAATCAAAGCCTATTATACCACCACCTGTATTAGATTGATAACCGCTTGCACTGTTTTTAGAGTTTTGCTTTATTTTACCATAAAATGACATGCCCCAAATGCCCGTTACTATATTATCTTCATCACCTGCAGCAATTATTGCCTGATTATTAGTATTCAGTCTTTTTAGATTAATCTTATTATTAAGCAATGTGTTTGTTTTGTTGAGACCATTTACAGTATTTGCATCGCTTAATTCTTCTAACCTATTGCCAATCTCTTTAGCAGTGAAATTATCCATATTTATTGCTATATCTGTTAAAAAATTCTCAACCTCGATACCGTTCAGTCCTACTACTCCTTCATTAAGTCCATTAACATTTATTCTATTACTAAGTCTATCTAATGTTTCAGTAACTCTATTCGGAGACATAAAACCTAAATCATTTAATAATTTACCTGCATCAGTAGTATTACCAAAATCTTTAACATGATTAATAAGTTGGTTTGCTATACCAGAAGCTACATAATTATTTTTAGTATAATCTAAGATAGGAGATGGATCAAAAATTGGTACAACATCAGTGATGCCATAATTTTTATCGCTACTTGACCCACCTGCTTCATTACTACTGTTATTGCTGATATTCCCTACATCACAATTATCACGACAGCCATTGTCAGTATTGCCTCGACCCCTAGTATCGTCTCGACCTCCAGTATCGTCTCGACCTCCAGTATCAGTAAGTAATACCAAACCGTTTGCATCAGCGACCCATTTCACAAATTTATTTTGTTCCTCGCTTGCATCAATAATGACTTTAGTTTGCGGTACTGGAGTATATATTGCACCTGTTTCGAGTTTTACTATTTGGTGTTTAGTATCTGAGGTAATGTTAGTGATATCGGAGTGTGCTTTAATTTTAATTATTAAATTATCTAAATCGGACATATCGACATTAGATCCTTGACTAACTAATATATGCCCACCTTTTTGTAATGCAGTATCAAAATAAGTGATAATAGTCAGTAATCCATTATGTGTAACATTACCAGTATATTTTAATTCATAATTAGCTAAATCTAATACAATATCTCTAACATTTAGATTAGTATTTACTTCCACATTATCTAATAATACTAAATTTGCATTATCAGCTATTAAAGTAGCTGCTTTAATGTTTTTCTGAAGCAACATAAATTTATCAGATGCAATTTCTATGATGTTAGCATTTTTAATTTCTTGTGTTAACCAAGCATTGTCATTAAATTTTAAAATGCCACCATTATCAATATGTGCATCTATTACAACAGCATCTTTAAAATTTGCTGTAGCAGTATCATCTGCAAAATTTAAATTATCCGCTTTAATATCAGTGAAGTAATTAAATAGTGAGAGCGAGCGTGGTAATACATCTAAATCTATTAGAGCATCTGGTATATCTAAATTTTTGGGATTCATGTTATTATCACCTCTATCAAAATTTATAGTTTTACCTGCGTCTATATTAAGATATTTAGAATACACATCACCTCTAATAGTAGTATCCTCACTAATTTGTACATTTGCTAAACTTTTTATTTTACTTCCTAAATCATAAGTAATACCGCCTTCTATATTGAGTTTTACGTTACCTTGCGCGTTATTTGCAGTAGTAATAGATGAATAAACATGTGGAGAATTAATAGTCACTGTGCCATTGCCTGTCAATTCTATTGATTTTAATCTATTATTTGCATCTCCTATTATGCCGTCATTACCAGTATCAAAATCTGTTACTTCTAAAGTATGAATATTATTTCCTGCCGTAGTAATATTAGTCACTTGCGATGCTGCGCCTAAAGTTAAGGTAGCTGCCTGAGTGGCATTTGAAAAATGAATATTTTGCGCTTGTAATGTCCCTGTAATGGTAACATCATTATTTGCGACTTCTATGGTCCCTATAGCATTATTATTACCAAGTGTACTAGTGATATTAATAGGTGTATGATTATTTAGTTTTAAAGTTCCGTTATTTGCATTTTTGCCTGAGATATCAGTAGCAGTTACGTTATTATTAACTTGCATCGTGGCACCATCCGATATAACAATATTACCGCTTTTAAGAGTATTACTGAAATTTACACTTCCTGCGTTTATAATAATATCACCAACTGCTGCATTTGCGCCGATAGAACCGCTAACGCTACCACCATTTATGAATACTAAATTTAAATCCTGACCGCCTGTCTTATTAATATCAGTTGTTAAGTGTGAATTAGCAGCAAATGTCAAATTATTATTACCGTTACCTTGAATTTCAGTAATAGAATAATTACCGCTAGCAGATAGTGATACATCACCTGCTCCTGCTTGCAGCATTACTATGTTATTGATTAAACCAGTCACTTTACCTGATCCATTGAAATTTAATGTACCGTTTACATTACCGGTACTTGTAACACTACCGTCAATTTCTATATCATCATTAAGATTTATTACACCTGCATTACCTTGGAAATCTACATGACCGTTTATATTACCTGTTGCGGTATATGTTGTGTTTTTGTTAAACAGAACATTTGCATTCACCTCATTTAACTCTATATCCTTAATATTTAAGGTAACATTTTCAACATTGATCCCTACTTTTAAAGCTATAGCCCCATTATCTATACTAGCAAAAGTTAATTGCTTCAACATATGATTTGCTGTACCGAGTGTATAAGCCACATTGCCATTATTGTCTATAGTTAATTTATTAGTATCTGTTATGAGTTTAATTATACCAAATTGATTATTACCTGGATCTAAAGCAGATGTTAATGTTATAGTGTGGTCATTAGTATTTGAACTATTTTTCAGTTCTAATATTGAATCTTGATGTTTAAATACCATACCACTAGTATTTAAATCAAAATTATCATTTATAGCATCTAAAGTATAAGTAGCTCCGCCTGCTACTGTACCAATATTTATATTTTTGATTTTAGCAGATGTGAGACTTTGGTCATCAAATAATGCACCATTGTTTATATTTAATTGATGAATATTTTGTATATCTAAATCATTAGTTACAGTAACTTTTCCTTTAATATTTAAGCTAGATAACTCATTACCTTTACTACCAAGCTTTATTCCATTATTACCACTTATGGTTAAATTATTACCATTACTATCTAAAGTGATAATACCACCTCCAGTTTCGTTTAAATTATTAATAAATTTAATAGTTTGATCTACTGGTGCAGATAATATTAATTGCGAATTAGCATCACCAAAATTAATGCTACTATTTACGCTACTTACTAGAGTTAAATTTTTGTTATTAACTTGAATAGTAAAGTTTTGCGGTGTTCCTATTTGTCCTATATTAATTATTTTAACCGTACCAATAGTATCATCGCTAGCCTTTAAGTTTGTGAAAGCATTTAATATACCGTTTTGTCCGTTTACAATAATAGCATTTAAGTTATATGTATTATTACCATTAAATTCTAAAGTACCACCATTTGCTCCGAAATCAATATTATGCGTTGTGAGATTTCCGCCAAGCTGTAATATCCCACCGTTTGTAAAATGAATATTATCTACAAATATATCATTTGCTATAGTTACGTTTTTTGTATTATCGCCTTGAATGTTGATAGTCGAAATACTATTTGCATTATCTGCGCCTATATTTTGAGTTACATTACCGTCACCTATAAAATCCAATGTACCAGCAACCCCTCCATTACATAACACTGATCCATCAATCATAGCACCATCGCCTAAAATGAATTTACCAGCTTTATTATTAAAATCGATGTCTCCTACCAATCCTCCATGAGCTATAATTGTACCAGTATCTTTGTATTTTAATGCACCAGTAGTAAGTCCTGTAATCACCACATTTGCTGCAGAATGTGCAACAGTAAAGTTCTGTGAGTTCGCTGTACCACCTATATTAGTAGTACCGTTAAATACAACCTCTTGTAAAGCTGCACCATTTGCTCCTATGTTTCCTGTTATGCCGCCATTACCTGTAAATATTAACTTTCCGCTATTGTTCCCGGCAGTAGTTATGATATTACTGTTAACGACTACATCATTGTTTAAAGTTAATTCCGATGTTTGATCTGTGAGTACTGTAGAACCTGCATATATATTACTGTCAATATTACTAGCTCCAGCCCCAATATTTATTTTCTCAAGAGCTGCGCTATTAGTACCGATTTGACCTGTTATATTACTTCCTGTTCCAAGTGATAATACACCTTTTGTATTATTATGTGTTGTTACTTCACCAGTTAGCGTAACACCATCTGCTAAAATTAACACAGAACTTGGGTTAGTTAAAGCTACCGATGCAAATACATTTGCTGAGCACGTAACAGGATCTGCACCAATATTGACAAGTTTTAAGCCGAGTTCATTAGTGCCAATAACACCAGTAATATTCCCGCTATTGATTGTTAATATTCCTTGATTATTTTCAGAAGTTGTAATTGAACCAGTGACACCGTTTACTACTAATGTACCATGCTTTCCAAATGCAATATTACCACCTGCACCTAAATCTAAAGTACGATTAAATGTTATTTGTCCTGTACTGTTTATACTAAGTAACTTCGTAAATATCGTATCATCTATTATGATATCACCTGCTCCCTCTACTATTAATTCCTTAAGACGATGTGTATTATCCTGCCCTATAGTATAAGGTCCACTTTGATTTGCTATAGTTATTACTTTTTTAATTGCTTCTATTTTTACTATTCCATATTCATCATTGCCAGATTGATTTAAATTATTATATATGGTAAAGGTTCTATCAGCTGTAACACCAGTATTGATTAAAGCTAACATAGAATCAGCTCCTTCAAATATGATCTTTGCGTTGTTATTTAGCAAATTTACATTCCCATTTTTTGCATCTATTGTATAGATTGTATTATCCGCTATTCTAATATCACTTATATCCCCAGCACTTGGATGATTCATCGTTAAATTAGCATTGATTTGTATTTTTGCTTTTGTAGCATTTAATAATTTTGCACTGATTGTGTTCTTGGCATTTATTATTAATGTTCCGCCGTTAACATTACTATTGTTAAATGTCACACAGTCTGTATCTAACAACCCGTTAACACTTATAGTACCTGAATCTAAAACACTATCTGCAAAAACAAGATTATCTACTTTAGTATTACCTTGTAAATTCAAAGTTTTACCGTGACCTCCACTAAACTTAAGTATATTTAAATTATTTATATTCCCATTAAGTGTAGCATTTCCTTTAAAATTTAATGTACCATGAGTTTTTTGAGGAGCAGGAATAATCATTTCGTTATCTAAATTAGTACCATGCACTTTAAAATTTAATATATCTTTGTTATTATTACCTTTTATATTACCAATAACAATTATGTTATCATCTAAATTGAGTGTTGAAGTATTATGTTTTAAATTAATATTAGTCGCTTTTAATATTGTAGAATTAAATGTTGCAGATCCAAGTAAAACATTTATTGTATCTAATGAGCCTATATTACCTATATCACCTGTTATTATGCTACTACTACCAAGATCATAAGCTAGATTTAATATACCTTGACCGTCAATTTCTGTAGTATTATTTATATTACCCTTTAATGTAGTTATGTTACCGTCACAAAGAGTAAGTATAGAGTTATTGTGAGTAAGATTTATATTTTTAGCATTAATTGTAATATTATTTGCTTCTGGGGCATAAATCTTGGCTTCTCCGTTTCCTACATTTATTCCTAAAAGAGAGTTAGTGTAGCCTATGTGATTTGATATAATACCGCTACCTTCAAATGTTATTGAACCATTATTTCCGGCTACTGTATTATCTATTTTAGTTGTAATATTTAAATCTTTATTAATTTGTAAAGTAGCATTTTTACCAGCAAAATCGATATTACTAAATGTTTTAGTACCGACTCCTGTAATAATTGACGTAACATTATTACTAATAAATTTAAGAGGGCCAAAATTAGTATTAAGATCTTCTCCTGCATTAAGAGGGCCTATTGAGTCGTTTTGACTTACTTCAACACCACCAAAATCAGGCAGTTCTTTTAATGTATTGATTCCTCCAATGATAGCATTTGCTTTATCTGCCGATATTTTAATTTCACGCCCTCCATTAACTATTTGGATAATATCGCCATTGTTAAATACTCCTCCTACAAGACCTGCGCCAGTATTCAAGCTTACGCTACCATTATTAGGAATAATTGTTCCTGTTGCATTAGAGTTAGTGAATAATGTCCCACATAGTGAGGCTGTTGCTAAAAATTTTCTTAAAATTTTTGATTTTTTCATTAATATTAATCATAATACATTAATTAAGTTAAAAAAATCTTAATATATTTTATATTAATAAAGTTAATGTTAATGAGTAATTATTCAAGATTAATAATTTATAGTAACTTTTTTGCAACATATAGATCTAAATTTTAGATTAATTAATTAACAAATATGACTCTATTAGGCACAAAAAGACATGCATAAACGCGCATATCAAAAAATTTCCTTGTATAAGTTTTTTAATGATATTGGGAAATATTGTTACTTGAAAAAATCTAATTATATTTAGATTAAGTTAAAGAAATTACTAATAAGAAAAGGATAGATAAATTGAGCTATTACATCTTTGGTAATATTATATCTCGTCCCCTGATTAATGGTCATTGTATTTAGAGCAGTAATCAAAGTTTTATGTTAGTGATATATCCATCATGACTTGAGCGTTTTATCTTAGAGATTAGTATACAATATGAGATTAAATGAACAAACAACTGTATAACATCGACTGTTATTGAATTTTTGCTTTTGCATGAATTAATAACCTTTCTATAAGTCATATGATAAACCTTTATTTATTGGCATTTCTACCAAAGCATGTTTAAGTACTTGGTCAATATTTGACACTGATATAATTTCTAGATTTTCTTTTATATTTGGTGGTATATCTTTTAAGTCCTTAACATTTTCCTCAGGAATTAATACGGTTTTAATCCCCCCTCTACTTGCTGCAAGTAATTTTTCTTTAAGACCGCCTATAGGTAATACATTCCCTCTTAAAGTAATTTCACCTGTCATTGCTACAGTGCGATGTACTGGTATTTTAGTCATTAATGAAACAATAGTAGTAAACAAAGCACAACCAGCAGATGGCCCATCCTTTGGGATAGCGCCAGCTGGCACATGAATGTGAATATCAAAATCTTTATAGTTATCGTATTTTAATCCAAAATTTGTTGCTCTGCTTCTAAAACAACTATAAGCAGCCATTGCTGATTCTTTCATAACATCACCAAGTTTCCCAGTAGTTTTTATTTCACCTTTTCCTGAAAATGCTAAAGCTTCTATAGTTAGAAGTTCTCCTCCTACTTCAGTATAAGCGAGCCCTGTAGTACTACCTATTTGATCTTCTTTTTCTGCAAGTCCGAAATTATATTTTTTCGCACCTAAAAATTCTTCAAGATTATTACTATCTATTGAAATATGCTTAACTGTCTTATTTGCTAAAATTTGCTTTAATGCTTTTCTAGTTAACGCACATATTTCACGTTCTAAAGCTCTTACGCCTGATTCTTTAGTATAATATCTAATTAAATCTAAAATTGCAGCTTCGGATATAGTAATTTCATCTTCCTTAATTTTATGCATTTTAAATTGTTTTGGTACTAAATAATTTTTTGCTATTTGCAGCTTTTCTTCCTCTACATAACCAGAAATATATATCTTTTCCATTCTATCACTTAAAGCTCTTGGTAAATCATGAGAATTAGCAGTAGCAATAAATACAACATTTGATAGATCATATTCTACCTCTAAATAGTGATCCACAAAATGACTATTCTGTTCAGGGTCTAACACTTCAAGCAAGGCTGATGCAGGATCTCCTCTAAAATCAGAACTCATTTTATCGATTTCATCAAGCAGCATGACAGGATTACTAGTTTTAATTTTCTTAAGTTGACCTAGAATTTTACCTGGCATTGATCCGAGGTAAGTTTTCCTATGACCTCTAATTTCTGCTTCGTCTCTAACGCCACCAAGAGAAAATTTAGTATATTTTCTTCCCATTCCTTCAGCAATAGATTTTACAAGTGAAGTTTTGCCTACACCTGGTGGACCGATTAAACATAA
It includes:
- a CDS encoding autotransporter domain-containing protein, with product MKKSKILRKFLATASLCGTLFTNSNATGTIIPNNGSVSLNTGAGLVGGVFNNGDIIQIVNGGREIKISADKANAIIGGINTLKELPDFGGVEVSQNDSIGPLNAGEDLNTNFGPLKFISNNVTSIITGVGTKTFSNIDFAGKNATLQINKDLNITTKIDNTVAGNNGSITFEGSGIISNHIGYTNSLLGINVGNGEAKIYAPEANNITINAKNINLTHNNSILTLCDGNITTLKGNINNTTEIDGQGILNLAYDLGSSSIITGDIGNIGSLDTINVLLGSATFNSTILKATNINLKHNTSTLNLDDNIIVIGNIKGNNNKDILNFKVHGTNLDNEMIIPAPQKTHGTLNFKGNATLNGNINNLNILKFSGGHGKTLNLQGNTKVDNLVFADSVLDSGTISVNGLLDTDCVTFNNSNVNGGTLIINAKNTISAKLLNATKAKIQINANLTMNHPSAGDISDIRIADNTIYTIDAKNGNVNLLNNNAKIIFEGADSMLALINTGVTADRTFTIYNNLNQSGNDEYGIVKIEAIKKVITIANQSGPYTIGQDNTHRLKELIVEGAGDIIIDDTIFTKLLSINSTGQITFNRTLDLGAGGNIAFGKHGTLVVNGVTGSITTSENNQGILTINSGNITGVIGTNELGLKLVNIGADPVTCSANVFASVALTNPSSVLILADGVTLTGEVTTHNNTKGVLSLGTGSNITGQIGTNSAALEKINIGAGASNIDSNIYAGSTVLTDQTSELTLNNDVVVNSNIITTAGNNSGKLIFTGNGGITGNIGANGAALQEVVFNGTTNIGGTANSQNFTVAHSAANVVITGLTTGALKYKDTGTIIAHGGLVGDIDFNNKAGKFILGDGAMIDGSVLCNGGVAGTLDFIGDGNVTQNIGADNANSISTINIQGDNTKNVTIANDIFVDNIHFTNGGILQLGGNLTTHNIDFGANGGTLEFNGNNTYNLNAIIVNGQNGILNAFTNLKASDDTIGTVKIINIGQIGTPQNFTIQVNNKNLTLVSSVNSSINFGDANSQLILSAPVDQTIKFINNLNETGGGIITLDSNGNNLTISGNNGIKLGSKGNELSSLNIKGKVTVTNDLDIQNIHQLNINNGALFDDQSLTSAKIKNINIGTVAGGATYTLDAINDNFDLNTSGMVFKHQDSILELKNSSNTNDHTITLTSALDPGNNQFGIIKLITDTNKLTIDNNGNVAYTLGTANHMLKQLTFASIDNGAIALKVGINVENVTLNIKDIELNEVNANVLFNKNTTYTATGNINGHVDFQGNAGVINLNDDIEIDGSVTSTGNVNGTLNFNGSGKVTGLINNIVMLQAGAGDVSLSASGNYSITEIQGNGNNNLTFAANSHLTTDINKTGGQDLNLVFINGGSVSGSIGANAAVGDIIINAGSVNFSNTLKSGNIVISDGATMQVNNNVTATDISGKNANNGTLKLNNHTPINITSTLGNNNAIGTIEVANNDVTITGTLQAQNIHFSNATQAATLTLGAASQVTNITTAGNNIHTLEVTDFDTGNDGIIGDANNRLKSIELTGNGTVTINSPHVYSSITTANNAQGNVKLNIEGGITYDLGSKIKSLANVQISEDTTIRGDVYSKYLNIDAGKTINFDRGDNNMNPKNLDIPDALIDLDVLPRSLSLFNYFTDIKADNLNFADDTATANFKDAVVIDAHIDNGGILKFNDNAWLTQEIKNANIIEIASDKFMLLQKNIKAATLIADNANLVLLDNVEVNTNLNVRDIVLDLANYELKYTGNVTHNGLLTIITYFDTALQKGGHILVSQGSNVDMSDLDNLIIKIKAHSDITNITSDTKHQIVKLETGAIYTPVPQTKVIIDASEEQNKFVKWVADANGLVLLTDTGGRDDTGGRDDTRGRGNTDNGCRDNCDVGNISNNSSNEAGGSSSDKNYGITDVVPIFDPSPILDYTKNNYVASGIANQLINHVKDFGNTTDAGKLLNDLGFMSPNRVTETLDRLSNRINVNGLNEGVVGLNGIEVENFLTDIAINMDNFTAKEIGNRLEELSDANTVNGLNKTNTLLNNKINLKRLNTNNQAIIAAGDEDNIVTGIWGMSFYGKIKQNSKNSASGYQSNTGGGIIGFDYNIDNSIVIGAAYTMADSKVKHKNDKNGDRTKAKSNIYSIYGLYNWLTNNFFVEAIGVYGRNKIKNYEKRITTITDQIAIGKFINTFYSYELLGGYNYLISHRTTITPMFGMRYATFKNNGYKENNTTFQNLSIKKNYYDKFETILGLNSVTHYLSQDIIIKPELHWFINYQCKNKLPNIDARLDGIDEPLTTIRFKPAKITYNLGGGISTKNNMIEFGIRYNLSLAKKYTAHQGSLKIKVNL